ATGAGAGCAATCGCCGAAGCGAAAGTCGCCAGAGCGGATATTATGAAATGACGGCCTTTGGCGGTAGCCAGGTTTATGTCTATTTTACGCATTTCACAAAGTGGACCCGGCGGCGGCAAGGAGGCTTAAGTCCCTGCACGTAAGTTCCGATTCAAGGCGGAACTCAGTCCGGCCAGGCTCCTCTATTCTCGCTGGAAGCAAACCGCTCATCATTCCGGCAATCTTGCCTGTCTCGTCAAGAAGCGCTATCCTCGAAATGCGGTGCCCCGGGTTTTTTCCGCAGTAAAAGGCAAAGGAGGACAGGGCCTCCCTCATCGCCTCGGATTCATTGCTTATGCCCTTGCACCTGTAGTAAACCGGCGAACCGGACATGAAGACGAGTACGGCCATGAAATCCGACGCCACGGTCAATACCGCTGAATCCGGATCTCCGGCTGAAAGCAGGTTGGCGACATTCAGTGTATGCACGCTTATCCTCGATACCCGGCGTCCGGATGAGGAAAACCCGTCCTCAATGGCGTTGATCCAGCTCCTTTCAGCCGCAACGCAGAGCACCTTATTCCCCTTTTCAAATGAAAACGCCTGATATGAGAGCGCATACTTATCCGGGTCGGCTTCCAGTTCCATCAACGCCCTGCACCTGATTATCCCTTGGGCGTCCTTTTTAGACCCGGGGAGTTCCTCGAAATCCAGCACCGTGGCCCTGGCGAGCGTGTCAGGGATGGAGACAGAGACCCTCCGGACGCCGATGCCTGATTCTGAGAGGGCCTTCGTTATGCCGTCTTTAAGCCCCGCAGGCCCCCCCATGTCAGGCCGCGAAGCCTCTTTCCAGGTCCTTACGGCCGAAAGCCGGCCGTTCCCTTTGACCTCTATAGCGCTTATGCCGTTTTTGCCGATACTGAAACCGGCCGTCTTCCTCTGCAGCATGGCTATTCCATGAAAGTGACCCTGTTTATTTCGCGCAAAGTAGTCTCGCCTGAAAGCACCTTCTCGACGGCGGACTGCCTGAGGGTCTTCATGCCCCCGTCGATTGCCTTTTTCCTGATCTGGGAAATGGGCTCCTTGCCTGCTATCATGTCCCTTATCTCGTCTGTGAGGTCCAGGATTTCGACTATGGCCTTCCTGCCCCTGTACCCGGTATTGTGGCACTCCTGGCAACCTGCGCCCTCATACATCGTGCGGACGCTACACCTCTCGGGATCGATACCCGATTCCAGTAGTACGGAAAGGTCCGCGTCCGCCTTCACCCTGCAGTCAGGACAGATTATCCTTACGAGCCGTTGGGCTATTATGCAGTTCAGGGCGGAGACGAAATTATAAGGCTCTATGCCCATATGTATGAACCTTCCGATTACGTCAAAGACGTTGTTCGCATGGACCGAGGTAAAGACGAGATGGCCGGTGAGGGCCGCCTGAATGGCTATCTGGGCAGTTTCGGGGTCCCTTATCTCGCCGACGAGGACCTTGTCCGGGTCGTGCCTGAGTATGGAGCGGAGGCCCCTTGCGAAGGTCAGCCCCTTCTTCTCGTTCACCTGTATCTGCACGACCCCGGGGAGCTCGTACTCGACCGGGTCCTCTATAGTTATGATCTTATTCTCCCCGGTGTTTATCTCCGAAAGGGCCGCATAGAGAGTGGTCGTCTTGCCGCTCCCCGTGGGGCCAGTGGCCAGGAACATGCCGTAGGGCTCCCGGATCATTTTCCTCATCCGGGCAAGCTCAACGCCATTGAACCCGAGGCTTTCGAGCCTCAGCTCCTCGAACTCGTTCGCAATGTGCTCCTTATCGAGGATCCTTATTACCGCATCCTCCCCGAACACGCTCGGCATTATGGAGAGCCTGAAGTCTATCGCCTTCGCCCTGAGCCTCACCTTGAACCTGCCGTCCTGCGGTATCCTCCTCTCTGATATGTCGAGAGAGGCCATCACCTTGAGCCTCGAGACGACGCTTGGGCTGAGGGATTTTTCTATCGGATCCATGACCCTGTGGAGCACTCCGTCTATCCTGTACCTGACTACCAGCCCCTCATGCCCGGTCTCAAGGTGTATGTCGCTCGCCCTTTTCTGTATCGCATCGTACAGGACTGTATCTACGAGCCTTACAGCGGGACTCGATTCGGACGACCTTTCGATGCTCAGGACCTCGTCACCCTCATCCCGGAGGTCTTTAACGGTGACACCGGCCTGTCCCGCAGC
This sequence is a window from Deltaproteobacteria bacterium. Protein-coding genes within it:
- a CDS encoding GspE/PulE family protein; translated protein: MKRLGEILVLNWSVSNDDIEKALAYSKEQGVRFGDACLRLGIIGESELAAALAEQYGLEFMEIEGAEVDDEILEKVPAEMLHKARLIPIRKGFASVLAVSDPTDLAMLDRIDRRIKDGGGKPVGIAIAAPSRIEKLLKGLGSQKMLSEAAGQAGVTVKDLRDEGDEVLSIERSSESSPAVRLVDTVLYDAIQKRASDIHLETGHEGLVVRYRIDGVLHRVMDPIEKSLSPSVVSRLKVMASLDISERRIPQDGRFKVRLRAKAIDFRLSIMPSVFGEDAVIRILDKEHIANEFEELRLESLGFNGVELARMRKMIREPYGMFLATGPTGSGKTTTLYAALSEINTGENKIITIEDPVEYELPGVVQIQVNEKKGLTFARGLRSILRHDPDKVLVGEIRDPETAQIAIQAALTGHLVFTSVHANNVFDVIGRFIHMGIEPYNFVSALNCIIAQRLVRIICPDCRVKADADLSVLLESGIDPERCSVRTMYEGAGCQECHNTGYRGRKAIVEILDLTDEIRDMIAGKEPISQIRKKAIDGGMKTLRQSAVEKVLSGETTLREINRVTFME